The following DNA comes from Streptomyces globosus.
CGGATCCCCGACGTCGTCGAGATCCGCGGCGAGGTCTTCTTCCCGATGGAGAAGTTCGAGGAGCTCAACGCCCGCCTCGTCGCCGCCGGCGACAAGCCGTTCGCCAACCCCCGCAACGCGGCGGCCGGATCGCTGCGCCAGAAGGACCCCAAGGTCACCGCGACCCGCCCGCTGCACATGGTGGTGCACGGCATCGGCGCCCGCGAGGGCTTCGAGACCGCCACCCTGTCGCAGGCGTACGGGCTCCTGCGCGAGTGGGGCCTGCCCACCGCCCGGCACAACCGGGTGGTGTCCTCCCTGGCCGAGGTCCGCGAGTTCATCGCCCACTTCGGCGAGCACCGCCACTCCGTGGAACACGAGATCGACGGCGTCGTCGTCAAGCTCGACGAGATCCCGCTCCAGGGCCGCCTCGGCTCCACGGCGCGCGCCCCGCGCTGGGCCATCGCCTGGAAGTACGCCCCCGAGGAGGTCAACACCAGGCTCGTCGACATCAAGGTCGGCGTCGGCCGCACCGGGCGCGTCACCCCGTACGCGCAGGTCGAGCCCGTGACGGTGGCAGGATCCGAGGTGGAGTTCGCGACCCTGCACAACCAGGAGGTCGTCAAGGCCAAGGGCGTCCTCATCGGCGACACCGTCGTCCTGCGCAAGGCCGGGGACGTCATCCCCGAGATCCTCGGCCCCGTCGTGGACCTGCGCGACGGCACGGAGCGGGAGTTCGTCATGCCCGCCGAGTGCCCCGAGTGCGGTACGCCGCTGCGCGCCATGAAGGAAGGCGACATCGACCTGCGCTGTCCCAACGCGCAGACGTGCCCTGCCCAGTTGCGCGAGCGGCTGTTCTACCTCGCGGGCCGGCAGTGCCTCGACATCGAGAACTTCGGCGCCGTCGCCGCGGCCGCGCTCACCAACCCGCTGGAGCCGGCCGAGCCGCCGATGCGCGACGAGGGCGACCTGTTCGACCTGACCATCGAGCAGTTGCTGCCGATCAAGGCGTACGTCCTCGACGCCGACAGCGGGCTGCCCAAGCGCGACCCGAAGACCGGCGAGGAGAAGATCGTCACGGTCTTCGCCAACCAGAAGGGCGAGCCGAAGAAGAACGCCCTGGCGATGCTGGAGAACATCGCCGCGGCGAAGGAGCGGCCGCTGGCCCGCTTCATCAACGGCCTCTCGATCCGGCACGTCGGCCCCGTCGCCGCGGAGACGCTCGCGCGCGCCTTCCGGTCCATCGAGCGGATCGAGCAGGCCGACGAGGAGGAGCTGGCCGCCACCGAGGGCGTCGGGCCGATCATCGCGGCCGCCGTCAAGGAGTGGTTCGCGGTCGACTGGCACCAGGAGATCCTGCGCAAGTGGCGGGCCGCAGGCGTCCGCATGGAGGAAGAGGGGGCCGGCGAGGACGAGGGCCCGCGTCCGCTCGAAGGCCTCACGGTCGTCGTCACCGGCACCCTGCAGCACCACACCCGCGACGGCGCCAAGGAGGCCCTCCAGAGCCGCGGCGCCAAGGTCACCGGCTCCGTCTCGAAGAAGACCTCCTTCGTCGTCGTCGGCGAGAACCCCGGCTCGAAGTACGACAAGGCCGTGCAGTTGAAGCTGCCCGTCCTCGACGAGGCCGGCTTCGCCGTCCTGCTGGAGCAGGGCCCCGACGCGGCGCGCGAGGCCGCGCTCCCCGCCGAGGGCGGTGCGGCGGCGGGCGCAGCGGACCCGGCGGCTCCCGCGGCTCCGGCGGCCGAACAGGCCGGATAGCACCTCCGGGCCGCGCGCACCGCAGGCGGCGTCGGCGGACGGATGCGTGGCGTGCGGCCGTGCGGGCGGGCGCACGCCCGGCGCGGCAGCCGGTGGCAAACGGCCGGTACAGGGCTGTTGGCAGGGCGGTGGCCTGTCGGATCATCGGACGGGTGAGCGGGGGGTCCTGGTCCCAACTCACCTGTTCGGCGGATACCGTACTGATGAGGATGGCTGGGTCGCGTTCGGGCAACCGCCGCCGACCGCTGCCCCTGGGAGCCTCTCGCGTCCTACTGTTGAGGGGTGCGCCTGTCGTGCACGGCTGAGCGGTGCGATGCCAGCCGTGATGGCATGACATCGGGGCCATCGCGTGACATCGGCATAGCCGGCTGTGAGAGGGACGGGCATGAAACCCACCGATAGCGCCGACCCGTCACCTGATGTCGGCGGGGAGATCCCGCCCATGCGGACGGGACGGCCGGGCGTCCGGCGCGCCAGGACGCCCGACACCCGCCCGCTCGACACGGGGACGGGGCAGCAGGGGGCCGCGCGGCGCACCGTGCTGCCGATCGCGGTGGTCGGCCTGGCCGCCGTCCTCCTCGCGGCCGGCGTCGCCGCGGCACTGATCGACCGTCAGGCCCTGTTCCCCGGCGGCGCGGTCGGCTGGGCGCTCGCCCTGCTCACCGGCATCATCGTCGGCCACCTGGTCGCCCTCGGCCGCGACCGCTGGTGGGGCGGCACCGGATCGGGCGCGGCCCTGACCCTCGGCGTGCTCATCCTGTACGGCTGGCTGCCCGCCGGGCTCGTCTCCCTCTCCGTCGTCTCGCTGGTGTGGGCCGCGCGCCGGCACCGCTGGCGGCAGGGGCTGCTGCACGGAGCCGCGGACATCCTCGGCATCGGGGCCGGCGCCCTCGTCCTCGCCGCCTTCGGGGAGGCGCCCACCGTCGAGTCCCCGTGGACACCGGACACCTGGGGCCTGGAGGCCGCGCCCGAGGTGGTCCTGGTCGCCGTCGCCTACCTGCTGGTGACCCGCCTCCTGCTGTGGTTCGCGCTGGGGCGGCGCGGCGGGGGCCTGCGCACCGCCGCCCGCACGGCCCTGCTGCGGCAGGCCTTAGTCGCGGTCGCCCTGCTCGGCATCGCCCCGCTGATCTGCGTCGTCGCCGTCGCCCAGCCCGTCCTGCTGCCGCTGTTCGCCGTGCCGCTGATCGCCCTGGACTCCACCCTGCGGATCGCCCGCGCCCGCGCCGAGGAGCAGCTGCGCGACCCGCTGACCGGGCTGCCCAACCGGCAGTGGCTGCTGGAGCGCACCTGGTCCGCCCTGGACGAGGCTGAACGTTTGGGCACCCGCTCGGCCCTCGTGCTGATCGACCTGGACCGCTTCCGCGCCGTCAACGACACCCTCGGCCACCTTGCCGGGGACCGCCTGCTGCTCCAGATCGCCGAGCGGCTCCACCAGGCCCTGCCCGGGGAGGCGGAGGCCGCCCGGCTCGGCGGCGACGAGTTCGCCGTCCTCCTGCCCGTCGCCGACTCCGCCACCAGCGCCCAGCGCGTCGCCCGGCACCTCGTCGCCGAGCTCAGCTCCCCCCTGGACCTGGACGGCCTCACCCTCGTCCTGGAGGCCAGTGCCGGCCTCGCCGTCTTCCCCGACCACGCACTCGACGCCGAGGGGCTGCTGCGGCGCGCCGACGTGGCCATGTACCAGGCCAAGCGGGACCGCACCGGGGTGGAGGTGTACGAGTCCAAGCGGGACAGCAACACGCCCGACCGCCTCGGCCTCCTCGGCGACCTGCGCCGCGCCCTCGACGCGGGCGAGGTCGAGCTGCACTACCAGCCGAAGGTCCGCTTCGACGGCCAGGTGGCCGGCCTGGAGGCGCTGGTGCGCTGGGTGCACCCGGAGCGCGGGCGGGTCCCTCCCGACGAGTTCATCGCGATCGCCGAGACCTCCGGGCTGATGCCCCACCTGACCGAGTACGTCCTGGAGACCGCCCTGGCCCAGGTGGCCCGCTGGCGCGCGCAGGGCCTGAAGGTCCCGGTCGCCGTCAACGTCTCGCCGCGCGACGTCCACACCCCCGGCTTCGCGGGCGCCGTCGCGGCCCGCCTCGCCCGGCACGGCGTCCCCGCGAGCGGCCTGCAGCTGGAGATAACGGAACACGTCCTGCTGGAGGACCCGCAGCGGGCCGCCGACACGATGGCCGGCCTGACCGGCCACGGCGTGAAGATGTCGCTGGACGACTTCGGCACCGGCTACTCCTCGCTCGTCCACCTGCGCCGGCTGCCGGTCAGCGAGCTGAAGATCGACCGCTCGTTCGTGGCGCGGCTCGCGGTCGACGCGCAGGACGCGGAGATCGTCCGCTGCACCGTCGACCTGGCGCACTCGCTCGGCCTGCTCGTCGTCGCCGAGGGCGTCGAGGACGACGAGACCTGGGAGCGGCTGCGGGACCTCGGCTGCGACGCCGTCCAGGGGTGGCTGGTCGCGGCCGCCATGCCGCCCCAGGAGGCCACCGCCTGGCTGCTGGCCCGCGGCGAGCGCGGCTGGCGCCGACCGGCGGACATCACCCGCGAGCTCTCGCCGGCCCCCGCGCCCGCGGAGTCGCCGGCGCCGTAGCGGCCCCGTCCGGGTTCCCGTCCGGGCCCCCGGCCCGGCGGGCCGCCCGTGGCGCGGTCCGCCCGCCGGGGGCCGGCGGCCGCCCCCGGCGGCAAAGGGTGTCGTGGCCCAGGGGCCCGGCCCCATAGGATTGGTGGGAAAACACTCACTCACCACCCCCAGAGGATCGCTGCATGCCTGGCATTTCGCGCGAGGAGGTCGCCCACCTCGCTCGGCTGGCGCGTATGGAACTGTCCGGTGAAGAGCTCGATCACTTCGCCGGACAGCTCGACGACATCATCGGCGCGGTCGCCCGCGTGTCCGAGGTCGCCGACCAAGACGTACCGCCGACCTCCCACCCGCTGCCGCTGACGAACGTCATGCGCGCGGACGAGGTCCGACCGTCGCTCACCCCCGCGCAGGCGCTCTCCGGCGCCCCCGCCCAGGAGCAGCAGCGTTTCAAGGTGCCGCAGATCCTGGGGGAGGACTAATCACCATGGCTGACACGCACATCATCAAGCTCACGGCCGCCCAGACCGCCGAGAAGATCGCCTCCGGCGAGCTGACGGCCGTCGAGGTCACCGAGGCCCACCTGGCCCGCATCGAGGCGACCGACGAGAAGGTCCACGCCTTCCTCCACGTCGACCGCGAGGGCGCCCTCGCGCAGGCCCGCGCCGTCGACGCGAAGCGCGAGCGCGGCGAGGAGCTCGGCCCGCTGGCCGGCGTCCCGCTCGCCCTCAAGGACATCTTCACCACCGCCGGGGTCCCGACCACGGTCGGCTCGAAGATCCTCGAAGGCTGGATCCCGCCGTACGACGCCACCCTGACGCGCAAGCTGAAGGAAGCCGGCGTCGTCATCCTCGGCAAGACCAACATGGACGAGTTCGCCATGGGCTCCTCCACCGAGAACAGCGCCTACGGCCCCACCGGCAACCCCTGGGACCTCACCCGCATCCCCGGCGGCTCCGGCGGCGGCTCCGCGGCCGCGCTGGCCGCCTACCAGGCGCCCCTCGCCATCGGCACGGACACCGGCGGCTCCATCCGCCAGCCCGCCGCCGTCACCGGCACCGTCGGCGTGAAGCCCACGTACGGCGCGGTCTCCCGCTACGGCATGGTCGCCTTCTCCTCCTCCCTCGACCAGGGCGGCCCGTGCGCCCGCACGGTCCTGGACGCGGCCCTGCTGCACGAGGTGATCGCCGGGCACGACCCGCTGGACTCCACCTCCATCGACGCGCCGGTCCCGCCGGTCGTCGAGGCCGCCCGCAACGGCTCCGTGGCCGGCATGCGCGTCGGCGTCGTCAAGCAGTTCCGCGGCGAGGGCTACCAGGCCGGCGTCGTGCAGCGCTTCGAGGAGTCCGTCGAGCTGCTGCGGGAGCTCGGCGCCGAGATCGTCGAGCTGGACTGCCCGTCCTTCGACCTCGCGATGGCCGCGTACTACCTGATCGCGCCGTCCGAGTGCTCCTCCAACCTGGCCCGCTTCGACGCCATGCGCTACGGCCTGCGCGTCGGCGACGACGGCACGAAGTCCGCCGAGGAGGTCACCGCGCTGACCCGCGACGCCGGCTTCGGCGACGAGGTCAAGCGCCGCGTCATCCTCGGCACGTACGCGCTGAGCTCCGGCTACTACGACGCGTACTACGGCTCCGCCCAGAAGGTCCGCACGCTGATCACCCGGGACTTCGAGAAGTCCTTCGAGCAGGTCGACGTGATCGTCTCCCCGACGACCCCGACCACCGCCTTCGCGATCGGCGAGCGCACCGACGACCCGCTGGCGATGTACCTCGCCGACCTGTGCACCATCCCGACCAACCTGGCCGGCAACGCCGCCATGTCGCTGCCCTGCGGCCTGGCGCCGGAGGACGGCCTCCCGGTCGGGCTGCAGATCATCGCCCCGGCGATGAAGGACGACCGCCTGTACAAGGTCGGTGCCGCCGTCGAGGCCGCCTTCACCGAGCGCTGGGGCCACCCGCTGCTTGAGGAGGCTCCGTCGCTGTGACCGGTAGTAGCGCTCTTTCCAAGGCCAAGGGCTTCAAGAAGTCCAGGTCCGGTACGTACCTGTCGATCGGCACCACCGCCTTCGGTGCCATCGGCGTGATCAAGCAGGCCCGCAAGGCCCGCTCCGAGCAGGACATGCTCAAGCTGGTCGACGCCGCCGTGTCGGCCGCCGCCATCGTCACCGGCCTCGCCATCCTGTACCGCGAGCTCAAGCGCCTCGGCGACGACGACGTCCTGATGGGCTGAGAGGGAAGTTTCACTGTGACCGTCACCGAACTGCTGTCGTACGAGGACGCCCTCGCGTCGTACGACCCCGTCATGGGCCTGGAGGTCCATGTCGAGCTCGGCACGAAGACCAAGATGTTCTGCGGCTGCTCGACCGAGCTGGGCGCCGAGCCCAACTCGCAGACCTGCCCCACCTGTCTCGGCCTGCCCGGCTCGCTGCCCGTCGTCAACGCGACCGGCGTCGAGTCCGCCATCAAGATCGGCCTCGCGCTGAACTGCGAGATCGCCGAATGGTGCCGCTTCGCCCGGAAGAACTACTTCTATCCGGACATGCCGAAGAACTTCCAGACCTCCCAGTACGACGAGCCGATCGCCTACAACGGCTACCTCGACGTGCAGCTGGAGGACGGCGAGGTCTTCCGCGTGGAGATCGAGCGCGCCCACATGGAGGAGGACACCGGCAAGTCGCTGCACGTCGGCGGTGCCACCGGCCGTATCCACGGCGCCTCCCACTCCCTGCTGGACTACAACCGCGCCGGCATCCCGCTGATCGAGATCGTCACCAAGCCGATCGTCGGCGCCGGCTCCCGCGCCCCCGA
Coding sequences within:
- the ligA gene encoding NAD-dependent DNA ligase LigA, which codes for MAAEQQDTAVPAAVREQHALLAEQVEEHRFRYYVSDQPVVSDAEFDRLLRSLEALEEQYPELRTPDSPTQKVAGAYETDFASVEHRERMLSLDNAFDDEELSAWADRVARDVGTPDFHYLCELKVDGLAVNLTYEKGRLTRAATRGDGRTGEDITPNVRTIAEVPDRLSGDRIPDVVEIRGEVFFPMEKFEELNARLVAAGDKPFANPRNAAAGSLRQKDPKVTATRPLHMVVHGIGAREGFETATLSQAYGLLREWGLPTARHNRVVSSLAEVREFIAHFGEHRHSVEHEIDGVVVKLDEIPLQGRLGSTARAPRWAIAWKYAPEEVNTRLVDIKVGVGRTGRVTPYAQVEPVTVAGSEVEFATLHNQEVVKAKGVLIGDTVVLRKAGDVIPEILGPVVDLRDGTEREFVMPAECPECGTPLRAMKEGDIDLRCPNAQTCPAQLRERLFYLAGRQCLDIENFGAVAAAALTNPLEPAEPPMRDEGDLFDLTIEQLLPIKAYVLDADSGLPKRDPKTGEEKIVTVFANQKGEPKKNALAMLENIAAAKERPLARFINGLSIRHVGPVAAETLARAFRSIERIEQADEEELAATEGVGPIIAAAVKEWFAVDWHQEILRKWRAAGVRMEEEGAGEDEGPRPLEGLTVVVTGTLQHHTRDGAKEALQSRGAKVTGSVSKKTSFVVVGENPGSKYDKAVQLKLPVLDEAGFAVLLEQGPDAAREAALPAEGGAAAGAADPAAPAAPAAEQAG
- a CDS encoding bifunctional diguanylate cyclase/phosphodiesterase is translated as MKPTDSADPSPDVGGEIPPMRTGRPGVRRARTPDTRPLDTGTGQQGAARRTVLPIAVVGLAAVLLAAGVAAALIDRQALFPGGAVGWALALLTGIIVGHLVALGRDRWWGGTGSGAALTLGVLILYGWLPAGLVSLSVVSLVWAARRHRWRQGLLHGAADILGIGAGALVLAAFGEAPTVESPWTPDTWGLEAAPEVVLVAVAYLLVTRLLLWFALGRRGGGLRTAARTALLRQALVAVALLGIAPLICVVAVAQPVLLPLFAVPLIALDSTLRIARARAEEQLRDPLTGLPNRQWLLERTWSALDEAERLGTRSALVLIDLDRFRAVNDTLGHLAGDRLLLQIAERLHQALPGEAEAARLGGDEFAVLLPVADSATSAQRVARHLVAELSSPLDLDGLTLVLEASAGLAVFPDHALDAEGLLRRADVAMYQAKRDRTGVEVYESKRDSNTPDRLGLLGDLRRALDAGEVELHYQPKVRFDGQVAGLEALVRWVHPERGRVPPDEFIAIAETSGLMPHLTEYVLETALAQVARWRAQGLKVPVAVNVSPRDVHTPGFAGAVAARLARHGVPASGLQLEITEHVLLEDPQRAADTMAGLTGHGVKMSLDDFGTGYSSLVHLRRLPVSELKIDRSFVARLAVDAQDAEIVRCTVDLAHSLGLLVVAEGVEDDETWERLRDLGCDAVQGWLVAAAMPPQEATAWLLARGERGWRRPADITRELSPAPAPAESPAP
- the gatC gene encoding Asp-tRNA(Asn)/Glu-tRNA(Gln) amidotransferase subunit GatC codes for the protein MPGISREEVAHLARLARMELSGEELDHFAGQLDDIIGAVARVSEVADQDVPPTSHPLPLTNVMRADEVRPSLTPAQALSGAPAQEQQRFKVPQILGED
- the gatA gene encoding Asp-tRNA(Asn)/Glu-tRNA(Gln) amidotransferase subunit GatA, coding for MADTHIIKLTAAQTAEKIASGELTAVEVTEAHLARIEATDEKVHAFLHVDREGALAQARAVDAKRERGEELGPLAGVPLALKDIFTTAGVPTTVGSKILEGWIPPYDATLTRKLKEAGVVILGKTNMDEFAMGSSTENSAYGPTGNPWDLTRIPGGSGGGSAAALAAYQAPLAIGTDTGGSIRQPAAVTGTVGVKPTYGAVSRYGMVAFSSSLDQGGPCARTVLDAALLHEVIAGHDPLDSTSIDAPVPPVVEAARNGSVAGMRVGVVKQFRGEGYQAGVVQRFEESVELLRELGAEIVELDCPSFDLAMAAYYLIAPSECSSNLARFDAMRYGLRVGDDGTKSAEEVTALTRDAGFGDEVKRRVILGTYALSSGYYDAYYGSAQKVRTLITRDFEKSFEQVDVIVSPTTPTTAFAIGERTDDPLAMYLADLCTIPTNLAGNAAMSLPCGLAPEDGLPVGLQIIAPAMKDDRLYKVGAAVEAAFTERWGHPLLEEAPSL